The Nitrospirales bacterium genome includes a window with the following:
- a CDS encoding paraquat-inducible protein A: MNACRKDLIGCQDCGHIFDKPACPHGEELSCQHCGAVLLVNRKDWLTKAVAFTLTGIILFGVTLSVPFLGLEAAGQTQSSHLVSSVEALLERKQFLLATLVFVTVVLFPLAELIGLSYVLGARMLERRAPGFKWVLHMLFLARPWNMMEIFFLGMLVTAVKLGDLAELQPGIGVFTFAGLVVVLILSHMHLSREELWDWIKEENYHTMGNREGATGSPVDEEFVTCRTCRAMVSMALIEDNARCPRCQSPLSTHHAQSYQRSLGLLVAAAVLFIPANTLPIMTTATFGTTTSNTIFSGVVHLIEEGALGIAAVVFVASIMVPIAKFLIMGYLLWAVKHPGTGTPEQQITLYRMIEFVGRWSMIDVFVVALLVSLVQFGSLTSIEPGVAILCFAAVVVLTMMAAETFEPRLIWDAYNEHEKEPHEKNRDDASEVKSRHIMAITSRSQN, translated from the coding sequence ATGAACGCCTGCCGCAAGGATCTTATCGGGTGTCAGGATTGTGGGCATATTTTTGATAAACCGGCTTGCCCGCATGGGGAAGAATTGAGTTGTCAGCACTGCGGAGCCGTATTATTGGTGAACCGTAAGGATTGGCTTACCAAGGCGGTTGCCTTTACGTTGACGGGAATCATCTTGTTCGGGGTCACGCTTTCCGTTCCCTTTTTGGGGCTGGAAGCTGCCGGTCAGACTCAGTCCAGCCATTTAGTAAGCAGTGTGGAGGCCTTGCTTGAACGCAAGCAGTTTCTGTTGGCCACGCTGGTATTCGTGACGGTTGTCTTGTTCCCCTTAGCGGAACTCATAGGACTTTCGTATGTGCTGGGCGCTCGAATGTTAGAACGCCGCGCGCCAGGGTTCAAATGGGTGCTGCATATGCTATTTTTAGCCCGCCCCTGGAATATGATGGAAATTTTTTTCCTGGGCATGCTCGTGACGGCCGTAAAGCTCGGGGATCTGGCAGAATTGCAACCGGGCATCGGTGTGTTTACGTTCGCAGGCTTAGTGGTTGTCCTGATCTTGAGTCATATGCATCTCAGCCGCGAAGAACTTTGGGATTGGATTAAGGAAGAAAATTACCATACTATGGGCAATAGGGAAGGGGCTACAGGGAGTCCTGTCGATGAGGAATTCGTCACGTGCCGCACTTGTCGCGCCATGGTGTCGATGGCGCTCATCGAAGACAATGCCCGATGTCCACGTTGTCAGAGTCCGTTATCGACACACCATGCACAGAGCTATCAGCGCAGCCTGGGGCTACTCGTGGCCGCCGCAGTGTTATTCATCCCAGCCAATACATTACCCATCATGACGACTGCCACGTTTGGCACGACCACGTCCAACACCATCTTCTCGGGTGTGGTACATTTAATCGAAGAAGGTGCCCTGGGGATTGCTGCGGTGGTGTTCGTGGCAAGCATTATGGTCCCCATTGCCAAATTTCTGATCATGGGATATTTGTTATGGGCGGTGAAGCATCCCGGCACAGGAACCCCTGAACAGCAGATCACGCTCTATCGAATGATAGAGTTTGTCGGTCGCTGGTCGATGATTGATGTATTCGTCGTAGCCCTGCTCGTGTCTTTGGTACAATTCGGGTCGCTCACGTCCATTGAACCCGGAGTGGCCATCCTGTGTTTTGCCGCGGTCGTTGTCTTGACCATGATGGCGGCGGAGACATTCGAGCCTCGATTAATTTGGGATGCATACAACGAGCACGAGAAGGAACCGCACGAAAAAAACCGTGACGATGCCTCTGAAGTCAAATCCCGGCATATAATGGCGATCACGTCTCGATCACAAAACTAG
- a CDS encoding MlaD family protein, translating into MATNTPVVSKISSFSPVWIVPVIALLIAGWLALKAWQEMGPTIEIVFDSATGIAVGKTQVRYRDVTVGQVQNIQLSEGFEKVSVFVELDPHISSLISENTRFWVVSPKISGRGVSGLDTILSGVYIEMAPGSPGAEKFRFEGLSEPPVVRSYEKGNHYVLKAESLGSLDTGSPVYHHQIPVGEVTGYTFFPEEDQQVHIQVFVKAPYDKLVTTRSQFWNISGIDVVIGPDGIEANVAPLTSVLAGGVAFYSPSSHGTDVELAEQGHQFELFENKEAIREAAIMTSYEYLLRFTGSVRGLRVGAPVELRGLQVGQVTHVGLGFMLDDEPATNVVIGIQPERWTSDDLPTQEHLNIIFSRLVAEGLQAQIRSSNLITGATFIDLVPNATTHMSLSRVKKLIGEQGYIELPTGDSEFTQLTNQLSATVEKIQSIPFDSIGQNVDASLTSLRNIVTTLEDSNVAGNFGDIAMSLKTATDGLDATVRQLDHMLQSVDQTIAPDSELNHNMNKMIRNIAKAAKSMEKLTDELNRYPNAVLRGREDDD; encoded by the coding sequence ATGGCCACGAACACGCCCGTTGTTTCGAAAATTTCATCTTTTTCACCCGTCTGGATTGTGCCAGTGATTGCGCTCCTGATCGCAGGGTGGCTAGCCCTGAAAGCCTGGCAAGAGATGGGGCCGACGATTGAAATCGTGTTTGATAGCGCAACGGGAATTGCAGTTGGCAAGACGCAGGTCCGTTACCGTGATGTCACCGTCGGGCAGGTACAAAACATTCAGCTCAGCGAGGGATTTGAAAAGGTCTCCGTCTTTGTCGAACTCGACCCTCATATTTCTTCGCTGATTTCAGAGAATACCCGGTTTTGGGTGGTCTCACCGAAAATTTCCGGCAGGGGAGTCAGTGGATTAGATACAATATTATCCGGCGTCTATATTGAGATGGCTCCAGGCAGTCCCGGCGCGGAAAAGTTTCGATTTGAGGGGCTCAGTGAACCGCCGGTCGTGCGTTCCTATGAAAAGGGCAATCATTACGTGTTGAAGGCGGAGAGTTTGGGGTCACTCGACACGGGTTCACCAGTTTACCATCATCAGATTCCGGTTGGCGAAGTCACCGGCTACACCTTTTTCCCTGAGGAAGACCAGCAGGTGCATATTCAAGTGTTTGTCAAAGCTCCTTATGACAAATTGGTCACCACACGCAGTCAATTTTGGAATATCAGCGGCATCGATGTCGTCATAGGACCAGACGGGATCGAGGCGAACGTCGCACCACTCACCTCTGTGCTCGCCGGCGGTGTCGCGTTCTACTCACCGTCTTCTCACGGGACAGACGTCGAACTTGCCGAACAAGGGCACCAGTTTGAACTGTTTGAGAATAAGGAGGCGATCAGAGAGGCCGCGATTATGACTTCATACGAATACTTGTTGCGGTTTACCGGCTCCGTGAGGGGACTGCGAGTCGGTGCTCCGGTCGAATTGCGAGGACTGCAAGTCGGTCAAGTGACGCATGTCGGACTCGGGTTTATGTTAGATGATGAACCTGCCACCAATGTTGTGATCGGCATACAACCGGAAAGATGGACTTCTGACGATCTCCCAACTCAAGAACATTTGAACATTATTTTTTCACGGCTGGTTGCCGAGGGTCTTCAAGCGCAAATCCGAAGCAGCAACCTTATTACCGGGGCGACGTTTATTGATCTTGTTCCGAATGCGACGACACATATGAGTCTATCACGCGTTAAAAAGCTGATAGGGGAGCAAGGCTACATAGAGTTACCCACAGGAGACAGTGAATTCACGCAATTGACCAATCAACTTTCAGCCACAGTAGAAAAAATTCAATCCATCCCGTTCGACTCCATCGGACAGAATGTTGACGCAAGTCTCACCAGCCTTCGAAATATTGTGACGACCCTCGAAGATTCTAATGTCGCCGGGAATTTCGGAGATATAGCCATGAGCCTCAAAACAGCGACAGACGGCCTGGATGCGACGGTTCGGCAATTAGATCACATGCTGCAGTCCGTCGACCAAACGATCGCTCCGGACTCGGAACTGAATCATAATATGAATAAAATGATCCGAAACATCGCCAAGGCAGCGAAATCCATGGAGAAGCTAACGGATGAACTCAATCGATATCCGAACGCGGTCCTTCGTGGCAGGGAGGACGATGACTGA
- a CDS encoding PqiC family protein, with product MTREHPILTWVAAGAFLIMLSCTAQPKTHYYDLAAQQTSVPGKLGRDLHLGVGPFSFPDVLDREGIVTRSSSVNLNVSTYHVWAGSLEQSFTRVLGESLASHLNQNDVWTFPWETRFRPEYQVRGAVSQFSGEAGGTVKLTLQWTLLGDHGKKIVKSSRFQHTTTADDTSYDAYVTALNRLVNMFANELSTEIMAHLPQDSRP from the coding sequence ATGACAAGGGAGCATCCGATTCTTACCTGGGTCGCCGCTGGAGCTTTCCTTATCATGCTGAGCTGTACCGCCCAACCCAAGACGCACTATTATGATTTGGCAGCACAACAGACCTCTGTTCCAGGAAAGTTGGGCCGTGACCTGCACTTAGGGGTCGGCCCTTTCTCCTTTCCGGACGTTCTCGATCGGGAGGGAATCGTCACCCGGAGCTCCTCTGTCAACCTCAACGTCTCCACGTACCACGTGTGGGCCGGTTCTCTAGAACAATCGTTCACCCGGGTACTTGGAGAATCACTGGCCTCTCATCTGAATCAAAACGATGTGTGGACATTTCCATGGGAAACTCGTTTTCGTCCGGAATATCAAGTTAGGGGGGCAGTGAGTCAATTTTCTGGAGAAGCTGGCGGCACAGTGAAGTTAACGCTACAGTGGACATTACTCGGAGATCATGGGAAAAAGATCGTCAAGAGTTCCAGGTTTCAACATACCACGACCGCAGACGATACGAGTTACGATGCCTATGTGACTGCGCTGAATCGATTGGTGAATATGTTCGCCAATGAGTTATCCACAGAAATTATGGCCCACCTCCCTCAAGACTCCCGACCTTAA
- the corA gene encoding magnesium/cobalt transporter CorA, producing MKTSSKLRSSKSGLPPGTPMHIGDTHSVKTAITCYRYTPESLHRETFVDQWPTGHIQNSDDLIWIHMQGVHDCSILKDLGHDFAIHPLAIEDIANTHERPKLENYGEYLFLVLQRVILRDGSDELSTEQFSLVLGPRFVLSFQEYDDKFLEPFHTRLNTPKTPVRTRGSDYLAYELLDFIIDQYFVIVEHFDEILDDIDDDLETNASPSILQKLHSLKRQLMLCRQSIWPLREMLNHLERSPTTLLQETTRPFLRDIHDHTVTMFEEMEIFRDRMGNMLELYHTTMSTKMNETMKRLTITATIFLPLTLLTGVFGMNFQHIPGIEWYWAFPMLLISMGGMAAGMFFFFKLKKWI from the coding sequence ATGAAAACATCCTCAAAATTGAGATCGAGCAAGAGTGGGCTCCCACCCGGCACCCCGATGCACATTGGTGACACACACTCGGTCAAAACGGCTATCACATGCTATCGGTATACGCCCGAATCTCTGCATCGGGAAACGTTCGTCGATCAATGGCCAACCGGTCATATCCAGAACTCTGACGACCTGATATGGATTCATATGCAGGGAGTTCACGACTGCAGTATCCTCAAGGATCTGGGGCACGATTTCGCTATTCATCCACTCGCCATCGAAGATATCGCGAATACCCATGAACGCCCAAAACTTGAAAACTATGGAGAGTACCTCTTTCTTGTCTTACAGCGGGTGATTCTTCGTGATGGGTCCGATGAGTTATCGACTGAGCAATTCAGTTTGGTGCTGGGACCACGATTTGTGCTGTCGTTTCAAGAATACGACGACAAGTTCCTTGAACCTTTTCATACCCGGCTCAACACCCCCAAAACCCCTGTCCGGACAAGAGGGAGCGATTATCTCGCCTACGAACTGCTCGACTTTATCATCGATCAGTATTTCGTGATCGTCGAGCATTTCGATGAAATCCTTGACGATATTGATGACGACTTAGAGACAAACGCGTCACCGTCCATCCTGCAAAAGCTCCACAGCCTCAAACGACAACTCATGCTGTGTCGGCAATCGATCTGGCCTTTGCGCGAAATGCTCAATCACCTTGAACGAAGCCCGACCACCTTGCTTCAAGAGACGACTCGCCCTTTTCTCCGTGACATTCATGACCATACGGTGACGATGTTTGAAGAGATGGAAATTTTTCGCGACCGTATGGGCAACATGCTCGAACTGTACCATACCACCATGAGCACGAAGATGAACGAGACCATGAAACGGCTTACGATCACGGCGACGATATTTTTACCCTTGACACTCCTGACCGGAGTGTTCGGCATGAACTTTCAACACATCCCGGGCATCGAATGGTATTGGGCCTTTCCCATGCTCCTTATCAGCATGGGGGGCATGGCTGCTGGAATGTTCTTTTTCTTTAAACTGAAGAAGTGGATCTGA
- a CDS encoding pirin family protein, whose translation MIEITSAKERHVNDFGCLKTYWLFSFADYLNPENIQFGALRVFHDDIVEPRQGVGSHPHKEMEIVTVVLRGEMPLRIGFHVFAPKAGTGATRVASFNSWVSLYWLVSGKTVGGTPLYPDSNRLDRGTALQLHTVGSS comes from the coding sequence GTGATTGAGATTACTTCGGCCAAAGAGCGCCACGTTAATGATTTTGGATGCTTGAAAACTTATTGGTTATTTTCATTCGCTGATTATTTGAATCCCGAAAATATTCAATTTGGCGCGTTACGAGTGTTTCATGACGACATCGTTGAGCCAAGGCAGGGGGTTGGATCGCACCCGCATAAAGAAATGGAAATTGTGACGGTCGTCCTTCGTGGAGAGATGCCTTTACGCATCGGATTTCACGTATTCGCCCCAAAAGCCGGGACCGGTGCGACTCGCGTGGCCAGCTTTAATTCTTGGGTTTCGTTGTATTGGCTTGTCAGTGGCAAAACCGTTGGAGGCACACCGCTGTACCCGGATTCCAATCGTCTCGATCGGGGGACAGCTTTACAGCTTCACACCGTAGGCAGTAGTTAG
- a CDS encoding PepSY domain-containing protein, protein MKRFSYMMCVVIVGVVLLTCGLAISSEGTPQQGTTVSTAALSMEEAITAAKAKFPGKVLEAEFEHEDGKAVFEIEIASNTGGVTEIKIDAQSGEVLSSEKEEQNEHETEQSEQNDDD, encoded by the coding sequence ATGAAGCGCTTTTCTTACATGATGTGTGTTGTGATAGTCGGTGTAGTATTGTTGACGTGCGGATTGGCTATCAGTTCTGAAGGTACCCCTCAACAAGGAACCACTGTTTCAACGGCTGCACTTTCGATGGAGGAAGCGATCACTGCGGCCAAAGCCAAGTTTCCAGGAAAGGTCCTTGAGGCAGAATTTGAACACGAAGACGGAAAAGCCGTGTTTGAAATTGAAATTGCCAGTAACACGGGGGGAGTGACTGAGATCAAGATTGATGCGCAGTCTGGTGAAGTGCTCTCCAGTGAAAAGGAAGAACAAAATGAGCATGAGACTGAACAGTCTGAACAGAATGACGATGATTAA
- a CDS encoding response regulator transcription factor, protein MRILLVEDDSGVAGFIVKGLIEERYAVDLASDGEEGFLMAQAIAYDLIILDVMLPTLDGMAVCRRLRSQGKSVPILLLTAKDAIEDRVMGLDLGADDYLTKPFAFPELLARIRSLLRRGSGQTPLRLKVGDLEMDPVAHRVWRAGQEQALTNKEYAILEYLMRNENRVLTRSAIIEHVWDIQYDNLTNIVDVHIRSLRAKIDRDFTVTLIHTVRGVGYVLKIPEPS, encoded by the coding sequence ATGCGAATTTTGCTCGTTGAAGACGACTCTGGCGTGGCTGGCTTCATTGTCAAGGGATTAATAGAGGAACGGTATGCCGTCGATCTGGCATCTGATGGAGAAGAAGGGTTTTTAATGGCACAGGCCATTGCGTATGACCTCATCATCTTAGATGTGATGCTGCCTACACTTGATGGCATGGCGGTTTGTCGGCGGTTGCGCAGTCAGGGGAAATCGGTTCCGATCCTTCTTCTCACGGCGAAGGATGCCATTGAGGATAGAGTGATGGGGTTGGACCTAGGGGCAGATGATTACCTCACCAAGCCCTTCGCCTTTCCAGAACTGCTTGCACGAATCCGCTCTCTTCTTCGGCGAGGAAGTGGACAGACCCCTCTGCGATTAAAGGTTGGGGACCTGGAGATGGATCCCGTCGCTCACCGTGTGTGGCGTGCAGGTCAAGAGCAAGCACTCACGAATAAAGAATATGCGATTTTGGAATATCTCATGCGGAATGAGAATCGGGTTCTAACCCGGTCTGCCATCATTGAACATGTGTGGGATATTCAGTATGACAATTTAACCAACATCGTCGATGTCCACATTCGATCTCTTCGGGCGAAGATCGATCGAGATTTTACCGTCACTCTCATTCACACCGTTCGCGGCGTCGGTTATGTCCTAAAAATACCCGAGCCGTCGTAA
- a CDS encoding ATP-binding protein, with protein MPSFHKRIRWSSVSLIIILLLIFCVSLYTTLSILLHRQVDAQLLAVVQPQADRVKKETGAIQEFLHKNSLPELDSENDLEHEEHELREAIRDSVVLSSEGQVQWKGEGVEVVHGLTPLVKNEVLKGRVMYETIQPLQGPPIRRVSFPIMSQGVVQYILQAQTSLDLVNETLQWLINTLSAVAIGILVFGWMGSNWIARMALSPIDTLGQTAAKVSAQSLDTRLLLDAPYEEFQQLSKSFNKMLERLQRVFESHRRFVGDASHELRTPIAAMKGNIEVVLQRHRSPEEYQDVLATTLEQVEHLARLVKSLLTLTKFSGDHPPIDLQPVLLEPLIKSLVSEVAILTEAKGCRLIAHLQNVPQILGDVGLLKQLMINLLDNAIRHTPHGGAVTVDLESSENQVFVSVKDTGPGIPAEHLSRIFERFYRVSQARDRESGGTGLGLAIAKEIAVAHHGSIHVKSEVGAGAVFTVNFPVS; from the coding sequence ATGCCCTCATTCCACAAACGTATTCGATGGTCGAGTGTTTCATTGATCATTATTCTTCTTTTGATATTTTGTGTATCGCTATACACCACATTGTCTATTCTTCTGCATCGACAGGTCGATGCCCAGTTACTCGCGGTGGTTCAACCTCAGGCTGATCGAGTAAAAAAGGAAACGGGTGCAATCCAAGAATTTCTTCATAAGAATTCCCTTCCTGAATTAGACAGTGAGAACGACCTTGAACATGAAGAGCATGAACTGCGGGAGGCCATTCGGGATAGCGTGGTCCTCAGTTCGGAAGGTCAGGTGCAATGGAAAGGCGAAGGGGTCGAAGTCGTACATGGGCTTACCCCTCTTGTCAAAAATGAAGTGTTAAAAGGGAGAGTTATGTATGAGACGATTCAACCTTTACAAGGTCCTCCAATCCGGCGGGTCTCATTTCCGATCATGTCTCAGGGAGTGGTTCAGTATATCCTCCAAGCACAAACCTCTCTCGACTTGGTGAATGAAACCTTGCAGTGGCTCATCAACACACTGTCGGCCGTCGCTATAGGCATTTTAGTGTTTGGATGGATGGGCAGTAATTGGATCGCGCGAATGGCTTTGTCTCCAATCGATACGCTTGGCCAAACTGCGGCAAAAGTCTCGGCACAATCACTCGATACCCGTTTGCTTCTGGACGCCCCGTATGAGGAATTTCAACAATTGTCAAAAAGCTTCAATAAAATGTTAGAACGACTGCAGCGAGTTTTTGAATCACATCGTCGCTTTGTAGGAGATGCCTCTCATGAATTGCGAACCCCTATCGCGGCCATGAAGGGCAATATAGAAGTTGTCCTGCAACGCCACCGGTCACCTGAAGAATATCAGGACGTGCTGGCTACGACCTTAGAACAAGTGGAACATCTTGCCCGATTGGTCAAATCTCTGCTGACTCTCACCAAATTCTCAGGAGACCACCCTCCAATTGATTTGCAACCCGTTCTCTTGGAACCGCTTATCAAAAGTCTCGTATCTGAAGTCGCGATACTCACGGAGGCAAAAGGCTGTCGTTTGATCGCCCACCTTCAAAACGTTCCCCAGATTCTTGGAGATGTTGGACTCCTGAAACAACTGATGATTAATTTACTCGATAATGCCATTCGTCATACGCCACACGGTGGAGCCGTAACGGTCGACTTAGAATCTTCAGAGAATCAGGTCTTCGTCAGCGTGAAAGATACTGGCCCAGGAATTCCCGCAGAGCATCTATCTCGCATTTTCGAACGTTTCTACCGTGTTAGTCAGGCAAGAGATCGGGAGAGCGGTGGAACAGGCCTCGGCCTAGCTATCGCCAAAGAAATCGCGGTCGCTCATCATGGAAGTATTCATGTGAAGAGCGAAGTTGGAGCAGGAGCAGTGTTCACGGTCAATTTCCCTGTCTCTTGA
- the bioA gene encoding adenosylmethionine--8-amino-7-oxononanoate transaminase: MKRRHSTKALASFDHQYVWHPFTQMQEWMKENPIIIERAEDVYLYDTNGRRYLDGTSSIWVNVHGHRHPKIDQAIRRQLKKVAHSTMLGLASPPAILLAQKLIALAPVGLTKVFYSDDGSTAMEVAMKMAIQYWRQCNVPVKSKKKFVHLSQAYHGDTVGGMSVSGVELFQQPFHPVLFESHEIPHPHCYRCPLNLTYPSCKIDCLRLLERLLQQKHQEIAGVIIEPMVQAVAGVIPSPPGYLKRVHELCEKFHVLLIADEVATGFGRTGTMFACEHEAITPDLMAISKGLTGGYVPLAATFSTEKIFGAFLGEYGDWKTFFHGHSYTGNPIGCAAALANLEIFEEERTLKKLKKKIRLLDELLRPLKNEPIVGDIRQIGLMVGIELVKNKKTKTPFQLTDRMGHRVAKECQKRGLLIRPIGNVLVLLPPLSVNSRNLRKMVKIVEQAIQFVQNGI, from the coding sequence ATGAAACGTCGGCATTCCACGAAGGCATTGGCCTCGTTTGACCATCAGTATGTGTGGCACCCATTTACGCAAATGCAAGAATGGATGAAGGAGAATCCGATTATTATCGAGCGTGCAGAGGATGTCTATCTCTATGATACGAACGGCCGTCGGTATTTGGATGGGACGTCCTCCATCTGGGTGAATGTCCACGGCCATCGACATCCCAAAATCGATCAGGCCATTCGCCGTCAGCTCAAGAAAGTCGCGCATTCCACGATGTTAGGGCTTGCTAGCCCACCGGCCATTTTGCTGGCTCAAAAACTGATTGCTCTCGCGCCTGTCGGCCTGACAAAAGTATTTTATTCCGATGATGGTTCCACGGCCATGGAAGTGGCCATGAAAATGGCGATTCAATATTGGAGGCAGTGCAATGTCCCTGTGAAATCAAAAAAGAAATTTGTGCACCTGAGCCAGGCCTATCATGGCGATACCGTGGGCGGGATGAGCGTGAGTGGGGTTGAGCTGTTTCAGCAACCGTTTCATCCAGTCTTATTCGAGAGCCATGAAATTCCCCACCCCCATTGCTACCGCTGTCCGCTTAACCTTACCTACCCATCCTGTAAGATTGACTGTCTTCGTCTGCTCGAGCGTTTACTTCAACAAAAACATCAAGAAATCGCGGGCGTCATTATTGAACCCATGGTGCAAGCCGTGGCCGGCGTCATCCCCTCCCCTCCTGGATACTTAAAGCGTGTTCACGAGTTGTGCGAGAAATTTCACGTATTACTTATTGCTGATGAAGTTGCCACGGGATTTGGACGAACCGGAACAATGTTCGCTTGCGAACATGAAGCCATTACTCCTGACCTTATGGCCATTTCCAAAGGATTAACGGGAGGGTATGTGCCGTTAGCGGCGACATTCTCGACAGAAAAGATCTTTGGCGCGTTTCTCGGAGAGTATGGGGATTGGAAAACCTTCTTTCATGGTCATAGTTATACGGGTAACCCCATCGGGTGCGCTGCCGCTCTTGCAAACCTTGAAATTTTTGAGGAAGAACGAACGCTCAAAAAACTCAAGAAGAAAATTAGATTGTTAGATGAACTACTCAGGCCTTTGAAGAACGAACCAATTGTCGGCGATATTCGTCAAATCGGCCTCATGGTGGGTATTGAACTCGTCAAGAATAAGAAAACTAAAACGCCCTTCCAACTTACCGACCGCATGGGACATCGAGTCGCCAAAGAATGTCAAAAGCGAGGTCTGCTCATTCGGCCCATCGGGAACGTCTTAGTGCTTCTTCCTCCGCTCAGCGTCAATTCCCGGAACCTCAGGAAAATGGTGAAGATCGTGGAACAGGCCATTCAATTCGTTCAAAACGGTATCTGA
- the lepA gene encoding translation elongation factor 4 — translation MDQPQLARIRNFCIIAHIDHGKSTLADRFLEITGAITKREFREQYLDAMDLERERGITIKAHAVSTTYRANDGTEFLLNLIDTPGHVDFTYEVSRSLAACEGALLLVDATQGVEAQTIANVYLAIANDLTIIPVINKIDLASADVEGVKQQIQDTLGLDIQDTHYISAKDGRGVQQVLEAVVQTIPAPAGQADRELKALIFDSWFDSYQGAIVLIRVFDGEIVPGMKIQMMSNQRIFEVIEVGIFAPKRTKTKRLGTGEVGYLCAGMKDLSDTKIGDTITDAGRPAAAPLPGYREVKPVVFCGLYTIDNAKFEDLRDSLEKLRLNDSSFVYEPETSLALGFGFRCGFLGLLHMEIIRERLEREYNLDLISTAPTVIYRVFTTRNEVVDIENPSKLPDPSMIDYMEEPFIQATIITPERYVGNIFQLCQERRGIQQGMQYLDPTRVMLTYELPLNEMVLDFYDRLKSRTQGYASLDYELKGYRRSDLVKLDLLLNGENVDALSVITHKDKAQQRGRQLAEKMKELIPRQMFEVAIQAAIGNRIIARETVGALKKNVTAKCYGGDISRKRKLWEKQKEGKKRMKQLGRVEVPQEAFLAILKTDSD, via the coding sequence ATGGACCAACCACAGCTAGCTCGCATCCGAAATTTCTGTATCATCGCTCACATCGATCACGGGAAATCCACCCTTGCCGATAGATTCCTGGAGATAACCGGGGCTATCACAAAGCGTGAATTTCGGGAGCAGTACCTTGATGCGATGGATCTTGAACGGGAACGAGGCATTACGATCAAAGCCCACGCGGTTTCAACCACCTATCGAGCAAATGACGGCACTGAATTCCTGTTGAATCTCATCGATACGCCTGGCCATGTCGATTTCACCTACGAAGTTTCTCGTAGTCTCGCCGCCTGTGAAGGAGCGCTCCTGCTCGTTGACGCGACGCAGGGCGTCGAAGCGCAGACGATCGCCAACGTGTACTTAGCCATCGCCAACGACCTGACCATTATTCCCGTCATCAACAAAATTGACCTGGCCAGCGCGGATGTTGAAGGCGTAAAACAACAAATTCAAGATACCTTGGGTCTTGATATTCAGGACACCCATTATATTAGCGCAAAAGACGGCAGAGGCGTACAACAGGTTTTGGAGGCTGTCGTCCAAACCATTCCCGCGCCGGCAGGACAGGCAGACCGGGAGCTGAAAGCGTTGATCTTTGACTCCTGGTTCGATAGCTACCAGGGGGCTATTGTCTTGATACGTGTTTTCGATGGAGAAATTGTTCCTGGCATGAAAATCCAGATGATGTCGAATCAGCGTATTTTCGAAGTCATTGAAGTCGGAATCTTTGCCCCCAAACGGACCAAGACCAAACGACTCGGAACCGGAGAGGTCGGGTATCTCTGTGCGGGCATGAAAGATCTCTCAGACACCAAGATCGGCGACACGATTACCGATGCCGGTCGACCGGCGGCGGCCCCCCTTCCAGGATACAGGGAAGTAAAGCCCGTCGTGTTTTGCGGGCTCTACACGATCGATAACGCAAAATTTGAAGACTTACGGGATTCGTTAGAAAAGCTCCGATTAAACGATTCATCATTTGTCTATGAACCTGAAACTTCCCTCGCGCTAGGATTTGGGTTTCGTTGTGGGTTCTTAGGCCTGCTGCATATGGAAATCATTCGGGAACGGCTTGAACGTGAATATAATTTGGATTTGATCAGCACGGCTCCGACGGTGATCTATCGTGTCTTTACGACCAGAAACGAAGTCGTTGACATTGAAAACCCTTCCAAGCTTCCGGATCCCTCGATGATCGACTACATGGAAGAGCCGTTCATTCAGGCGACGATCATCACTCCGGAGCGATACGTGGGGAATATTTTTCAACTGTGCCAGGAACGCCGGGGAATACAGCAAGGCATGCAATACTTGGATCCCACTCGAGTCATGCTGACCTATGAGTTGCCATTAAATGAAATGGTGTTAGATTTCTATGATCGCCTCAAATCTCGCACACAAGGATACGCATCCCTCGACTATGAGTTGAAAGGCTACCGCCGTTCGGATCTCGTCAAACTTGATCTGTTACTGAATGGGGAAAATGTGGATGCCCTTTCGGTGATCACCCATAAAGACAAGGCCCAACAACGCGGGCGGCAATTAGCGGAAAAGATGAAAGAGCTGATTCCGCGACAAATGTTTGAAGTCGCGATTCAGGCGGCTATCGGAAACCGCATCATTGCCAGAGAAACCGTCGGGGCATTGAAAAAGAATGTCACGGCGAAATGTTATGGTGGCGATATCTCTCGTAAACGGAAACTCTGGGAGAAGCAAAAAGAAGGAAAAAAACGCATGAAACAACTTGGCCGCGTAGAAGTTCCGCAAGAAGCCTTTTTGGCGATTCTCAAAACTGACAGTGATTAA